A window of Conger conger chromosome 13, fConCon1.1, whole genome shotgun sequence contains these coding sequences:
- the LOC133107549 gene encoding high mobility group nucleosome-binding domain-containing protein 5-like encodes MSIPFSNTTLRVPRGFGNLLEGLAREVLRSQPKDIPTFAALYFGALLKEREESGLDPAEWGAKLEDRFYNNHAFQPEKEKEADGSSEPQQEAVGTIHESSVAGTPSYIEDEFIQPVHLATVASANFNVFDDDVPRVESCRPPSEIVHESSVAGTPSYIEDEVIQPVHLATVASANFNVFDDDVPRVESCGPASIGSKPEEVDGSPEPLQEPVGTVHESSVAGTPSYIEDEVIQPVHLATVASANFNVFDDDVPRVESCGPASIGSKASEDICNAELDPSPVAPYGGLQVPGGMGNFDLTTAMVTPSPLPTPLGVPEDIPASATPGSLLLDFGDEEVEQMPEATPGYAAEEPALMVSMAEPVRGEAPGRPEVVVEHGEGQEELQSKGGDTSRSEPQTGGEETSHFDPHVQAKEDDPSFGKALGSAKEEDPPLRTALDLARHEGSTGESNVPESIHSQKTCTEECFAMAEATNRETPPQNSESLSDDKACDVEIDGKQEMKMEAIVADAESDEIRGGDQDISKEEVRITAEEEDTKESVESGQDIGSEEQEEGKELEKQIRESEDLNQDAESEEQEQGKESEVQEQGTESEEQVKELEDLHQGVQSEEQSHGAELEEQEQGKESEVQEQGTEEQEQIKESEDLNQGAQSEEQKQGAELEGQVPAVIPEVSVDEREPKVEGNDSDKQEPEQQEEETVLPLGEDGSHKFH; translated from the exons ATGTCAATACCCTTTTCAAACACCACCCTTCGTGTCCCTCGGGGTTTTGGAAACCTCCTGGAGGGGCTGGCACGAGAAGTCCTGAGAAGTCAGCCGAAGGACATCCCGACATTCGCCGCCTTGTACTTCGGTGCCCTTCTAAAAGAAAGAGAAG AAAGCGGCCTGGATCCTGCAGAGTGGGGAGCCAAACTTGAAGACAGATTCTACAATAATCATGCATTTCAG CCTGAAAAAGAGAAGGAAGCGGATGGCAGTTCTGAGCCTCAGCAAGAAGCAGTGGGGACCATCCATGA GAGCAGCGTGGCTGGGACCCCAAGCTACATTGAGGACGAATTCATCCAGCCGGTTCACCTGGCAACCGTCGCCAGCGCAAACTTTAACGTCTTCGACGACGACGTGCCACGTGTGGAGTCCTGTCGCCCGCCGTCGGAGATCGTCCATGA GAGCAGCGTGGCTGGGACCCCGAGCTACATTGAGGACGAAGTCATCCAGCCGGTTCACCTGGCAACCGTCGCCAGCGCAAACTTTAACGTCTTTGACGACGACGTGCCACGTGTGGAGTCCTGTGGCCCGGCGTCGATTGGCAGCAAG CCTGAAGAAGTAGATGGCAGTCCTGAGCCTCTGCAAGAACCAGTGGGAACCGTCCATGA GAGCAGTGTGGCTGGGACCCCGAGCTACATTGAGGACGAAGTCATCCAGCCGGTTCACCTGGCAACCGTCGCCAGCGCAAACTTTAACGTCTTTGACGACGACGTGCCACGTGTGGAGTCCTGTGGCCCGGCGTCGATTGGCAGCAAGGCAAGTGAGGACATCTGCAATGCTGAGCTGGACCCATCACCCGTGGCCCCATATGGAGGGCTGCAAGTGCCCGGGGGGATGGGGAATTTTGACCTTACCACTGCAATGGTAACTCCCAGCCCTCTGCCCACTCCACTCGGGGTCCCAGAGGACATCCCTGCATCAGCGACTCCAGGAAGCCTCCTACTGGACTTTGGAGATGAGGAGGTGGAGCAAATGCCAGAAGCCACCCCAGGTTATGCTGCTGAGGAACCTGCTCTGATGGTAAGCATGGCAGAACCCGTGAGGGGGGAGGCCCCTGGAAGGCCAGAGGTAGTTGTGGAACACGGAGAAGGACAGGAGGAACTTCAATCGAAGGGAGGAGACACATCCAGAAGTGAACCCCaaacaggaggagaggagacttCACATTTCGATCCGCATGTCCAAGCCAAAGAGGATGACCCGTCTTTTGGAAAAGCTCTAGGCTCTGCAAAAGAAGAGGACCCACCCTTAAGAACAGCTTTAGACTTAGCTAGGCATGAAGGTAGCACTGGAGAGAGTAATGTTCCAGAGAGTATCCATTCTCAGAAGACCTGTACTGAAGAATGCTTCGCCATGGCTGAAGCCACCAATAGAGAAACACCTCCCCAGAATTCAGAGAGCCTCTCTGATGACAAGGCTTGTGATGTTGAAATTGATGGTAAACAGGAGATGAAGATGGAAGCTATAGTTGCAGATGCTGAATCAGATGAAATACGTGGTGGAGATCAGGATATATCTAAGGAGGAGGTGAGAATAACAGCCGAGGAAGAGGATACGAAGGAATCAGTGGAGTCCGGACAGGATATAGGGTCTGAGGAGCAGGAAGAGGGTAAAGAGTTAGAAAAGCAGATTAGGGAGTCAGAAGATCTGAACCAAGATGCAGAATCAGAAGAGCAGGAACAAGGTAAAGAGTCAGAGGTGCAGGAACAGGGTACAGAGTCAGAGGAACAGGTTAAGGAGTTGGAAGATCTGCACCAAGGTGTACAGTCAGAGGAGCAGAGCCATGGGGCAGAATTGGAGGAGCAGGAACAGGGTAAAGAGTCAGAGGTGCAGGAACAGGGTacagaggaacaggaacagATTAAGGAGTCTGAAGATCTGAACCAAGGTGCACAGTCAGAAGAGCAGAAACAAGGGGCAGAGCTGGAGGGGCAGGTGCCAGCCGTGATACCAGAGGTCAGCGTGGATGAAAGAGAGCCTAAGGTGGAAGGGAACGATAGTGACAAGCAGGAGCCAGAGCAGCAGGAAGAGGAGACGGTCCTGCCTTTGGGTGAAGATGGTTCCCACAAG TTCCATTGA